In the Oncorhynchus gorbuscha isolate QuinsamMale2020 ecotype Even-year linkage group LG05, OgorEven_v1.0, whole genome shotgun sequence genome, one interval contains:
- the LOC124034847 gene encoding LOW QUALITY PROTEIN: C-type lectin domain family 18 member A-like (The sequence of the model RefSeq protein was modified relative to this genomic sequence to represent the inferred CDS: inserted 1 base in 1 codon) gives MGGQMDWSEKLVLLAQERAESCHTDPSPQDQQLRHIGWNTHHSSHATTSFAEVIDSWFEEGRDFMYLSGQCRENATCQHYTQLVWATSSNVGCARQLCLRGDALWELFVCAYSPGGNWEVNGRLVVPYVSGFSCSLCTSSISGCFRLWDHVGGLCATPRNPCRMSCGQHGRLNISSCQCHCGPRFTGRFCQVRCSVKCVHGRYKEEECSCKCDVGYGGAECAEKQQFPFHSCDVRIDGECFMVSPGVNTYYGAKTRCQERGGILAQIHNQKVQDILVFYXDFETRNFWIGLTYKPLKDSFRWDSGEIPTYNSFAFGQPDNQGFGNCVELQASSAFNWNDQRCKTCNRYICQYDRAAGTLHLDAR, from the exons ATGGGAGGCCAGATG GACTGGAGTGAGAAGCTGGTTCTACTTGCCCAGGAGAGGGCGGAGTCTTGCCACACAGACCCCTCTCCTCAGGACCAACAGCTCCGCCACATTGGCTGGAACACCCATCACTCATCCCATGCCACAACTTCATTTGCTGAGGTCATTGACTCATGGTTCGAGGAAGGGAGGGACTTCATGTACTTGAGTGGGCAATGCAGagagaatgctacctgccaaCACTACACACAG tTGGTGTGGGCCACCTCCAGTAATGTGGGCTGTGCCAGACAGTTGTGTCTGAGGGGTGATGCTCTCTGGGAGCTGTTTGTCTGTGCATACTCCCCTGG GGGTAACTGGGAGGTGAATGGGAGGTTGGTGGTGCCCTATGTGTCTggtttctcctgttctctctgcacCTCTTCCATATCAGGCTGCTTCAGACTGTGGGACCATGTGGGAGGACTGTGTG CGACCCCCAGGAACCCATGTCGTATGAGCTGTGGGCAGCATGGTCGTTTGAACATCTCCTCCTGCCAGTGTCATTGTGGACCTAGGTTCACCGGACGATTCTGTCAGG tgcgcTGCAGTGTGAAGTGTGTGCATGGCCGCTACAAAGAAGAGGAATGCTCTTGTAAGTGTGATGTTGGTTATGGGGGTGCTgagtgtgcag AGAAGCAGCAGTTTCCCTTCCACAGCTGTGACGTGAGGATAGATGGAGAGTGCTTCATGGTGTCTCCAGGGGTCAACACCTACTATGGAGCCAAGACCCGCTGTCag gagcGAGGAGGGATTCTGGCCCAGATCCACAACCAAAAGGTTCAGGACATCCTCGTATTTT CTGACTTTGAGACACGCAACTTCTGGATCG GGCTGACATATAAACCCCTGAAGGACTCTTTCCGCTGGGACTCAGGAGAAATCCCCACATACAACAGCTTCGCCTTTGGACAGCCTGACAACCAGGG ctTCGGGAACTGTGTGGAGCTGCAGGCTTCCAGCGCCTTCAATTGGAACGACCAGCGCTGTAAAACATGCAACCGATACATCTGCCAGTACG ACCGAGCGGCCGGCACATTGCATTTGGATGCCAGATGA